In one Mycobacterium sp. NBC_00419 genomic region, the following are encoded:
- a CDS encoding propionyl-CoA synthetase: MGAYRELFDASVADPATFWAQAARAVTWTREPQRILDDTNPPFYRWFPDAELNTCANALDRHVAGGRAEQPALIYDSPVTGTKRVFTYRELLDETARFAGALRSLGVGKGDRVVLYMPMIPEAVIAMLACARLGAVHSVVFGGFAAHELATRIDDAQPVVIVSASCGIEPTRVVEYKPMLDHALELASHKPGACVIVQRDRLRCDLVDGRDLDWAEVTASASPVDPVPVAATDPLYVLYTSGTTGKPKGIVRDNGGHAVALLWSMRHIYDIDPGDVFWAASDVGWVVGHSYIVYGPLLAGATTVLYEGKPIGTPDPGAFWRVAAEYGVKALFTAPTAIRAIRKEDPEGSHIDSYDLSSLKYLFQAGERLDPDTYAWATAKLGVPVVDHWWQTETGWAIAANPVGIEQLALKPGSPTVPMPGYDVQILQVDGSPCAPGEEGAICISLPLPPGTLPTLWGDDARYEASYLCEHPGFYLTGDGGYIDDDGYLFVMGRIDDVINVAGHRLSTGSIEAVLAAHPAVAECAVIGVADEIKGQVPRGFVVLKSGATAEGLAKELVASVRDEIGAVACFRLVDVVPALPKTRSGKILRKTMRGIAHGKDEPMPSTIEDPAVLETLRPILQG, encoded by the coding sequence ATGGGCGCATATCGCGAGTTGTTCGACGCCAGTGTCGCCGACCCGGCGACGTTCTGGGCGCAGGCCGCCCGCGCGGTGACGTGGACGCGTGAGCCGCAGCGGATCCTCGACGACACCAATCCGCCGTTCTACCGGTGGTTCCCCGACGCGGAGCTCAACACGTGCGCCAACGCGCTGGACCGGCACGTCGCCGGTGGTCGCGCCGAGCAGCCGGCACTGATCTACGACTCCCCTGTCACCGGCACCAAGCGGGTCTTCACCTACCGCGAATTGCTCGATGAGACAGCACGTTTCGCTGGCGCCCTACGTTCACTCGGCGTCGGCAAGGGTGACCGCGTGGTGCTCTACATGCCGATGATCCCCGAGGCTGTGATCGCGATGCTGGCGTGCGCGCGGCTCGGCGCGGTGCATTCGGTGGTGTTCGGCGGATTCGCCGCACACGAACTGGCCACCCGCATCGATGACGCGCAGCCCGTGGTGATCGTGTCGGCGTCGTGCGGGATCGAGCCGACCCGCGTCGTCGAATACAAGCCGATGCTCGACCACGCCCTCGAGTTGGCGTCGCACAAGCCGGGTGCGTGTGTGATCGTGCAGCGCGACAGGCTGCGCTGCGACCTGGTCGACGGCCGGGATCTGGACTGGGCCGAGGTGACGGCTTCGGCGTCCCCGGTGGATCCCGTGCCGGTAGCGGCCACCGATCCGCTCTACGTGCTGTACACCTCGGGAACCACCGGCAAGCCGAAAGGCATCGTGCGCGACAACGGCGGCCACGCCGTCGCCCTGTTGTGGAGCATGCGCCACATTTACGACATCGACCCGGGTGACGTGTTCTGGGCGGCCTCCGACGTCGGCTGGGTGGTCGGCCACTCCTACATCGTCTACGGCCCGCTGCTGGCCGGCGCGACGACGGTGCTCTACGAGGGAAAGCCCATCGGCACACCGGATCCCGGCGCGTTCTGGCGGGTGGCCGCCGAGTACGGGGTCAAAGCGTTGTTCACCGCGCCGACCGCGATCCGGGCGATCCGCAAGGAGGACCCTGAGGGTTCGCACATCGACAGCTACGATCTGTCGTCGCTGAAGTACCTGTTCCAGGCCGGTGAGCGGCTGGACCCCGACACCTATGCGTGGGCGACGGCGAAGCTGGGTGTGCCGGTGGTCGATCACTGGTGGCAGACCGAGACCGGCTGGGCAATCGCGGCCAATCCTGTTGGTATCGAGCAACTTGCGCTCAAGCCAGGCTCGCCGACGGTGCCGATGCCCGGGTACGACGTGCAGATTCTGCAGGTCGACGGATCGCCGTGCGCACCGGGCGAAGAGGGTGCGATCTGCATCAGCCTGCCCTTGCCGCCCGGCACGCTGCCCACGCTGTGGGGCGACGACGCCCGCTACGAGGCGTCGTATCTGTGCGAGCATCCCGGCTTCTACCTGACCGGTGACGGCGGGTACATCGACGACGACGGCTACCTGTTCGTGATGGGACGCATCGACGACGTGATCAACGTTGCGGGACACCGGTTGTCGACGGGCTCGATCGAAGCGGTGCTGGCCGCACACCCGGCGGTCGCCGAGTGTGCGGTGATCGGGGTGGCCGACGAGATCAAGGGCCAGGTGCCGCGCGGGTTCGTCGTCCTCAAGTCCGGCGCGACGGCCGAGGGCCTTGCCAAGGAATTGGTGGCGTCGGTGCGCGACGAGATCGGCGCGGTGGCGTGTTTCCGATTGGTCGACGTGGTGCCGGCGCTGCCGAAGACCCGCTCGGGCAAGATCCTGCGCAAGACGATGCGCGGTATCGCCCACGGTAAGGACGAGCCGATGCCCTCGACCATCGAGGACCCGGCGGTGCTGGAGACCTTGCGGCCGATCCTGCAGGGCTAG
- a CDS encoding helix-turn-helix domain-containing protein: protein MHLPDAERHALERPTLELLRALFTTTAGDEDLARDSLHNSLDVRLVQYLRAHLRDPDLTIGRLAREHGISERYTYLILSRQGISPADWIRSQRLSGAADDLVRPLAKPPSIAEIASTWGFPDQANFTRAFRRTYGVSPREYRRNHRPVAD from the coding sequence GTGCACCTGCCTGACGCCGAACGTCATGCCCTCGAACGGCCGACGCTCGAACTGCTCCGCGCGCTGTTCACCACGACTGCGGGAGACGAGGACCTCGCCCGCGACTCACTGCACAATTCGTTGGATGTCAGGCTGGTTCAGTACCTCAGGGCACACCTGCGCGACCCGGACCTCACCATCGGCCGGCTCGCGCGTGAGCATGGAATCTCGGAGCGCTACACCTATCTGATCCTGTCGCGCCAAGGCATCAGCCCGGCGGACTGGATCCGTTCGCAGCGGCTCAGCGGGGCCGCTGACGACTTGGTGCGGCCACTGGCGAAGCCGCCGAGTATCGCCGAAATTGCCTCCACTTGGGGCTTTCCCGACCAAGCCAACTTCACCCGCGCCTTCCGCCGGACCTACGGCGTGAGTCCACGCGAGTACCGACGCAACCACCGTCCGGTCGCCGACTAG
- a CDS encoding phosphatase PAP2 family protein, with product MTDIDTTRAVLAAGAVILGSGAAIGRGRLALAMLAAALFTVLAFLAVEINSGWMTSLDDSAWNWFYRHRFHRLRVDSQGLFSYIGQPVPFTTAGVLSGTLLALQARSAMRAVVVIGGVGVGVAAEETLKAVVSRTPSTLATLHDGSLLEYTHSFPSGHVTACGTLLGMIAVCLGIGRSRVAQAALAVPAVTGVLFVAVLALHSRAHIFTDVLGGMVLAAAIVAAGASALGPPKPGRVRA from the coding sequence GTGACCGACATCGACACCACGAGGGCTGTGCTGGCTGCTGGGGCCGTGATCCTCGGCAGCGGCGCAGCGATCGGTCGTGGCCGCCTGGCGTTGGCCATGCTGGCTGCCGCATTGTTCACCGTCCTGGCATTTCTGGCGGTGGAGATCAATTCCGGGTGGATGACATCGCTCGACGACTCCGCCTGGAACTGGTTCTACCGGCATCGATTCCACAGGTTGCGAGTCGATTCGCAGGGCCTTTTCAGCTATATCGGTCAGCCGGTCCCCTTCACCACCGCCGGCGTGCTCAGCGGCACATTGCTTGCCCTACAGGCTCGATCGGCGATGCGGGCTGTCGTTGTGATCGGCGGGGTCGGGGTTGGTGTGGCCGCCGAGGAGACGCTCAAGGCTGTGGTGAGCCGGACGCCCTCAACCCTCGCGACGTTGCACGACGGGTCGCTACTGGAGTACACGCATTCGTTCCCGTCCGGCCACGTCACCGCGTGCGGGACGCTGCTCGGGATGATCGCGGTATGCCTCGGCATCGGACGTAGTCGAGTCGCGCAAGCAGCGCTGGCAGTTCCTGCTGTGACCGGAGTCTTGTTCGTCGCCGTCCTGGCATTGCACAGCCGCGCCCACATCTTCACCGACGTCCTGGGCGGCATGGTTCTTGCCGCGGCCATCGTTGCCGCGGGCGCGTCCGCTCTGGGCCCACCGAAGCCCGGTCGCGTGCGGGCATAG
- a CDS encoding HNH endonuclease signature motif containing protein, translating to MRSIMAVLDDLDTLVAELAAADLDAVEAVQRYHVLDRLETARRRQIAITHDHVARLEHIPGCPPPPISLADMLRISRTEARRRLRDAEQLEARTTLTGQPLPPLLPATATAWHDGLLDAEHLRVIQKFFRDLPDHVGPTQIEKAEASLAEHATSLRPDQLEKVAARLAMTLNPDGTFSDDDRARKRGFSWCGGQRPDGMSVGKLIANPELRAMLDAWFAKFAGPGMCNPADQTPTVTTEPSAEVAERDARSVPQRRHDALTALVRGQLGDPKLGQHNGLPVTVIVSTTLQDIQAKTGQAVTAGGTLIPMSDVIRMATHAYHYLALFDGVTGQALWLGRTKRLATGDQRIMLHNKDRGCTRPGCDAPGYRTEVHHIDEWAKGGLTNIDKLTQACPPDHKLLDEGWSVRKRADGTTEWIPPPQLPFPGAGINTYHHPERLLDDREGP from the coding sequence ATGCGTTCGATCATGGCGGTTCTCGACGACCTCGACACCCTGGTCGCCGAACTCGCCGCCGCCGACCTCGACGCAGTGGAGGCGGTTCAGCGCTACCACGTCCTGGACCGCCTCGAAACCGCCCGACGCCGCCAGATCGCGATCACCCACGATCATGTTGCCCGGCTCGAACACATCCCCGGTTGCCCACCACCACCGATCAGCCTGGCCGACATGCTGCGCATCAGCCGCACCGAAGCCCGCCGCCGCCTACGCGACGCCGAGCAGCTCGAGGCGCGCACCACCCTGACCGGCCAGCCACTACCGCCACTGCTGCCCGCCACCGCGACGGCCTGGCACGACGGCCTACTCGACGCCGAACACCTCCGCGTCATCCAGAAGTTCTTCCGCGACCTACCAGACCACGTCGGGCCCACCCAGATCGAGAAAGCCGAAGCCTCGTTGGCTGAACACGCCACGAGCCTGCGCCCCGACCAGCTCGAGAAAGTCGCAGCCCGCCTGGCGATGACCCTCAACCCCGACGGCACCTTCTCCGACGACGACCGCGCCCGCAAACGCGGATTCAGCTGGTGCGGCGGACAACGCCCCGACGGCATGAGCGTCGGCAAACTCATCGCCAACCCCGAACTCCGCGCCATGCTCGACGCCTGGTTCGCCAAGTTCGCCGGCCCCGGCATGTGCAACCCCGCCGACCAAACCCCCACCGTCACCACCGAACCCAGCGCCGAGGTCGCCGAACGGGATGCCCGCAGCGTGCCCCAACGCCGGCACGACGCGTTAACCGCGCTGGTGCGCGGACAACTCGGCGATCCGAAACTCGGCCAACACAACGGACTACCGGTGACCGTCATCGTCTCCACCACACTGCAGGACATTCAGGCCAAGACCGGACAAGCCGTCACCGCCGGCGGCACCCTCATCCCAATGTCCGACGTGATCCGCATGGCCACCCACGCCTACCACTACCTCGCCCTGTTCGACGGGGTCACCGGCCAAGCCCTCTGGTTGGGCCGCACCAAGCGTCTGGCCACCGGTGACCAACGAATCATGTTGCACAACAAGGACCGTGGCTGTACCCGGCCCGGCTGCGACGCCCCCGGCTACCGCACAGAAGTCCACCACATCGACGAATGGGCCAAAGGTGGTCTGACCAACATCGACAAACTCACCCAAGCCTGCCCACCCGACCACAAACTGCTCGACGAAGGCTGGAGCGTACGAAAACGCGCCGACGGCACCACCGAATGGATCCCACCACCACAACTGCCCTTCCCCGGCGCCGGCATCAACACCTACCACCACCCCGAACGACTGCTCGACGACCGCGAAGGGCCCTGA